From a single Bacillus pseudomycoides DSM 12442 genomic region:
- a CDS encoding AbrB/MazE/SpoVT family DNA-binding domain-containing protein — MKTTGMTRKVDQLGRVVIPKELRNTLGIKEKSPLEIFIKGEDIVLQKYQPGGVCAVTGEVLNRNISLANDKITLSPEGAKLLIKDLEQYLVK, encoded by the coding sequence ATGAAAACAACCGGAATGACTAGAAAAGTAGATCAATTAGGGCGTGTGGTAATCCCAAAAGAACTTAGAAATACGCTAGGTATTAAAGAAAAATCACCATTAGAAATCTTTATAAAAGGTGAAGACATTGTTTTACAGAAGTATCAGCCTGGTGGTGTTTGTGCAGTAACAGGAGAAGTATTAAATCGTAACATATCATTAGCAAATGACAAGATAACATTAAGTCCAGAGGGTGCAAAACTGTTAATAAAGGACTTAGAACAGTATCTTGTAAAATAA
- the hfq gene encoding RNA chaperone Hfq yields MKDLQEETYELLKEKKEEITVFLKSGVRIPGQILAMDKFTILMMVHGKQQLVYKQAISTITT; encoded by the coding sequence ATGAAGGATTTACAAGAAGAAACATATGAATTATTAAAAGAGAAAAAAGAGGAAATCACTGTGTTTTTAAAGAGTGGCGTTCGGATACCTGGGCAGATTCTCGCAATGGATAAATTTACGATTCTAATGATGGTTCATGGTAAACAGCAACTCGTTTACAAACAAGCCATTTCAACAATTACTACATAA
- a CDS encoding PLP-dependent aminotransferase family protein, with the protein MFNDFKFVDNRPVYIQLKDHLKKMIMKGQLLEHQKLPSTRELSKLLSISRTTVLTTYADLEQEGLIYAIKGKGNFVGKVDASQTPSIELNWKEKLNKVILQADELDLMKHGVRWEKGMISFNSIAPDEKLFDVENFKRAFLTRLSNEGDIILNYGYAKGYRPLIHYLLHYMEMKGVDISNKDILITNGFTEGLDILLSSLAKKSGRIICENPTHHTALKLFRLHGYEIHGMEMKDDGIDICQVEKSLSETDFDFAYLIPSYHNPTGIVTSSEKRSKIMKLFSKYQIPIVEDGFNEELRYSGSHLAPLLTFSGPGNNVIYISSFSKVLFPGLRVGWILADKKLIHYLESMKRARNIHTSTLDQAVLYQYLHDGYFEKYLKKAKSIYKKKYELALNSCNQYIPFKRMTGDGGLHLFIELEKGINARILLKKCYQKGVVFSPGDVFYTDGKGSNTFRLGFSRLREEDILNGIKIIGDTLKNEN; encoded by the coding sequence GTGTTTAATGATTTTAAGTTTGTAGACAATCGTCCGGTGTATATCCAATTGAAGGATCATTTGAAAAAAATGATTATGAAAGGTCAACTATTGGAGCATCAGAAGCTCCCATCTACCCGAGAATTAAGCAAATTATTATCGATTAGTAGAACTACTGTTCTCACTACTTACGCAGATTTAGAACAAGAAGGCCTAATCTATGCGATAAAGGGAAAAGGAAATTTTGTAGGGAAGGTCGATGCATCCCAAACACCATCTATTGAACTAAACTGGAAAGAAAAGCTCAATAAAGTTATCTTGCAAGCTGATGAATTGGATTTAATGAAGCACGGTGTTCGCTGGGAAAAGGGCATGATTTCATTCAATAGCATTGCCCCGGATGAAAAACTTTTTGATGTTGAAAATTTTAAAAGGGCTTTTTTGACGAGGTTATCCAATGAAGGTGATATCATTTTGAACTACGGATATGCCAAAGGTTATAGACCCCTAATTCATTACCTTCTTCATTATATGGAAATGAAAGGAGTAGACATTTCCAATAAAGATATTCTTATCACGAATGGCTTCACTGAGGGTCTGGATATTTTATTGTCTTCTTTAGCTAAAAAATCCGGGCGTATTATTTGTGAAAACCCTACCCATCATACTGCATTAAAGCTTTTTCGATTACATGGATATGAAATCCACGGGATGGAAATGAAGGATGATGGTATCGATATTTGTCAAGTTGAGAAAAGCTTGTCCGAAACAGATTTTGATTTTGCATATCTAATTCCGTCCTACCATAACCCTACCGGGATTGTCACCTCCTCTGAAAAAAGGTCTAAAATTATGAAACTTTTTTCAAAATATCAAATTCCAATTGTAGAGGATGGATTTAATGAGGAATTACGTTATTCAGGTTCACATTTAGCGCCGTTATTGACTTTTTCCGGACCCGGGAACAATGTTATCTATATTAGCAGTTTTTCAAAAGTTCTTTTTCCGGGCTTACGTGTTGGTTGGATTTTAGCGGATAAGAAATTAATCCACTACTTGGAAAGTATGAAAAGGGCACGAAATATTCATACGTCCACATTGGATCAGGCAGTACTTTATCAATATTTACATGATGGCTATTTCGAAAAATATTTAAAAAAGGCCAAGTCAATTTATAAGAAAAAATATGAACTAGCCCTTAATTCTTGTAATCAATACATTCCATTTAAAAGAATGACTGGAGATGGCGGACTTCATCTTTTTATAGAGTTAGAAAAAGGAATAAATGCACGTATACTTTTGAAAAAATGTTATCAAAAGGGAGTTGTTTTTTCTCCTGGAGATGTCTTTTACACGGATGGAAAGGGAAGTAATACGTTTCGATTAGGATTCTCTCGGTTAAGAGAGGAAGATATTCTCAATGGGATTAAGATAATTGGTGATACCTTAAAAAATGAAAATTAG
- a CDS encoding D-alanine--D-alanine ligase, whose product MRVGVIMGGVSSEKQVSLMTGEEMIAHLDKSKYEVVPIKLNDKKELVEKVRNLDIALLALHGEYGEDGTIQGTLETLGVPYTGSVMLSSGICMDKNMSKKMIRYEGIQTPDWIHLSNTEELQLDEIDKMGYPLVVKPNSGGSSVGVKIVYDKDSLLSSLEDVFKWDSEIVIEKYIKGEEITCSILDGKLLPIISIQHTAEFFDYHAKYDDIATIEEVVELPATTYERVVEAAMTCYRALKCSVYARVDIIIKDGIPYVMEVNTLPGMTKNSLLPKSAHAAGISYSKLLDMIIETSLQVRKSEGF is encoded by the coding sequence ATGAGAGTTGGCGTTATTATGGGAGGCGTGTCTTCCGAAAAACAAGTGTCACTCATGACAGGCGAAGAAATGATTGCACATTTGGATAAGAGTAAGTATGAAGTAGTACCTATTAAACTAAATGACAAAAAAGAGCTTGTTGAAAAGGTAAGAAATCTTGATATTGCATTGTTAGCACTTCATGGAGAATATGGGGAGGACGGTACGATTCAAGGTACACTAGAAACTCTCGGTGTTCCATATACCGGAAGTGTCATGCTATCAAGCGGTATTTGTATGGATAAAAATATGTCGAAAAAAATGATTCGTTATGAGGGCATTCAAACACCAGATTGGATTCATCTTTCAAATACGGAAGAGCTGCAGCTTGATGAAATAGATAAAATGGGATATCCGTTAGTAGTAAAACCAAATTCAGGTGGTTCCAGTGTAGGGGTAAAGATCGTATACGATAAGGATTCTTTACTTTCTTCTCTTGAGGATGTATTCAAATGGGATTCTGAAATAGTGATTGAAAAATATATAAAGGGCGAAGAAATTACATGTTCTATTTTGGACGGAAAGCTTTTACCAATCATTTCGATTCAACATACGGCTGAATTTTTTGATTATCATGCGAAATACGATGATATCGCTACGATTGAAGAGGTTGTGGAACTTCCGGCTACAACATATGAACGTGTTGTTGAAGCTGCAATGACCTGCTATAGAGCATTAAAATGCAGTGTTTATGCTAGGGTGGATATAATTATAAAAGATGGAATCCCGTATGTGATGGAAGTGAATACATTGCCGGGGATGACAAAAAATAGCTTGTTGCCTAAAAGTGCCCATGCGGCAGGAATCTCATATAGTAAGCTGTTAGATATGATTATAGAAACCTCATTACAAGTTAGAAAGAGCGAAGGTTTCTAA
- a CDS encoding aspartate aminotransferase family protein, with product MSDWSQLDKEYVMSTYHRIPVTIEKSEGCKLYDVNGKEYLDLFSGVGVNILGYNHPNIIKATFEQVTRCLHLPFHFLNPVAIEYAKKLVNYSLKDGKVYYTTSGAEATEATLKLIHKYRHITNQKRDGVIVLKESFHGRTLGALHFTRQESVYQNFPRTSIPVYEVERENLEELERTILKENPIAIMLEPVLGSGGIYPLSGEYLKGVEELCRQYNVLFIVDEVQSGIGRTGKLFAYQHFDITPDIIQFGKGAGGGTPLGGIIVGPRLYDIFSPGDHGTTFAHSPIGTALGLTVLKTLMDDGLMQQSYETSLYLNEKLQKIQKENSSFIEEVRHCGMMFGISIHDTNENVNKLQLELLNKGMLVDVTKGNTIRLLPPYIITKEEIDEFIHQFISCIEKSFALTS from the coding sequence ATGTCCGATTGGTCTCAATTAGATAAAGAATATGTAATGTCTACGTACCACCGCATACCGGTTACTATAGAAAAGAGTGAAGGTTGTAAGCTTTATGATGTGAATGGTAAAGAATATCTTGATTTATTCTCTGGTGTAGGAGTGAATATATTAGGCTACAATCATCCTAATATTATAAAAGCCACCTTTGAACAAGTTACAAGATGCTTACATCTTCCCTTTCATTTTTTAAACCCAGTTGCTATTGAATACGCCAAAAAATTAGTCAATTATTCTTTAAAAGATGGGAAAGTCTATTATACAACCTCTGGTGCGGAGGCTACCGAGGCGACCTTAAAACTAATCCACAAGTACAGACATATAACAAATCAAAAACGTGATGGAGTAATTGTACTTAAAGAAAGTTTTCATGGACGTACATTAGGTGCTCTTCACTTTACAAGACAAGAAAGTGTATATCAAAATTTTCCGCGTACGTCTATTCCTGTATATGAAGTGGAACGAGAGAATTTAGAGGAACTAGAAAGAACCATACTCAAGGAAAATCCAATTGCTATTATGCTAGAGCCAGTATTAGGAAGTGGTGGGATATATCCTTTGTCGGGTGAATATTTAAAAGGTGTTGAAGAGCTTTGCAGACAGTATAATGTGTTATTTATTGTTGACGAGGTGCAAAGTGGGATAGGGAGAACTGGAAAATTGTTTGCTTATCAGCATTTTGATATTACGCCTGATATTATTCAATTTGGTAAAGGAGCGGGAGGCGGTACACCTTTAGGGGGAATAATAGTAGGTCCACGACTTTATGATATATTCTCACCAGGTGATCACGGAACAACATTCGCACATTCACCAATTGGTACGGCTTTAGGATTAACTGTATTAAAAACATTAATGGATGATGGTTTAATGCAACAGTCTTATGAAACGTCCTTATATTTAAATGAAAAACTTCAAAAAATCCAGAAGGAAAACTCCTCTTTTATCGAAGAAGTACGTCATTGTGGAATGATGTTTGGAATCAGTATTCACGACACGAATGAAAATGTAAACAAACTACAATTAGAATTACTAAATAAAGGCATGCTTGTAGACGTTACAAAGGGAAATACAATTCGTTTACTTCCCCCTTATATTATTACAAAAGAAGAAATCGATGAATTTATTCATCAGTTTATTTCCTGTATCGAAAAATCATTCGCATTGACAAGCTGA
- a CDS encoding NUDIX hydrolase, whose protein sequence is MSNPKHYVSAGVVVLNDEGKILLIHSPRRGWEQPGGQVEEGESIQDAAIREVKEETGIDICVTKFCGIYQNLSSDVCATCWLAKPIGGKLETSSESLEVGFFTVEEALQMVTWSNFKERIVKSLDEKEQPFFVVF, encoded by the coding sequence ATGAGTAATCCAAAACATTATGTTTCAGCGGGTGTAGTCGTTTTAAACGATGAGGGGAAGATCCTATTAATTCATAGCCCGCGTAGAGGGTGGGAGCAACCAGGAGGGCAAGTTGAAGAAGGGGAATCTATTCAAGACGCTGCTATAAGAGAAGTAAAAGAAGAAACTGGGATTGATATTTGCGTGACAAAGTTCTGTGGTATATATCAAAATCTAAGTTCAGATGTTTGTGCGACTTGTTGGCTAGCAAAACCGATCGGGGGTAAGTTAGAAACAAGTAGTGAGAGTTTAGAAGTCGGATTCTTTACGGTTGAAGAGGCTTTACAGATGGTTACGTGGTCAAATTTTAAAGAGAGAATTGTAAAAAGTTTAGATGAAAAAGAGCAACCTTTTTTTGTGGTGTTTTAA
- a CDS encoding ArsR/SmtB family transcription factor translates to MGNFLSLFKVDEILYILFEPKSTSPQQNTTPNTLLTIDEITPTVTALGDQARLTILTVLANHKELFAQEIINETGLHQSTVSRHLAVLESGDLLHVRKEGKTKYYSINKTTVEKTITFLNHIKR, encoded by the coding sequence ATGGGAAACTTCTTATCTCTTTTTAAAGTTGATGAGATACTGTATATTTTATTTGAACCAAAGTCAACATCTCCACAACAAAATACTACACCCAATACTCTTTTAACTATAGACGAAATCACCCCTACTGTTACCGCTTTAGGGGATCAAGCACGCTTAACGATATTAACGGTGCTTGCTAATCATAAAGAATTATTTGCCCAAGAAATTATTAATGAAACTGGATTACACCAAAGCACTGTATCTCGGCACCTAGCTGTACTAGAAAGCGGCGATCTCCTTCATGTGAGAAAAGAAGGTAAAACAAAGTATTATTCGATTAATAAAACTACGGTTGAAAAAACAATTACCTTTTTAAATCATATAAAACGTTAA
- a CDS encoding MFS transporter, producing the protein MFQSKNCQDIIRIPFILSLVFCYYFDVLTYTYMIIISFFIQCCGCFFNPAHRALLPIITPIEQRNMTNSLYDSVTRGITVLSPFLSILLMKTVGVIHFFTIDAITYFISALFLFKLNVTGDVVGAKKKQVKEVFLSLREFWLWMKSNKQITFLFLLTFTMVFMNTWVWKVGLLLSLGEFTKESKEIYSVIQGFFGCVVIITNMMIPFIWKNLNLTIYTIASIIWGVGIFLLGFTFNISFYFVGVCIVGIGLPLAGLTRVYILQKLVPKDMLGRGFSFNAVLLYLADTISLFVFGILSIFISLNVMFIMCGIGMMIMSIALKFLVFRRHSVKEEEKLMC; encoded by the coding sequence TTGTTTCAATCCAAGAACTGTCAGGATATAATCCGTATTCCTTTTATTCTGTCTCTTGTCTTCTGCTATTACTTCGATGTTTTAACCTACACGTATATGATCATCATAAGTTTTTTTATTCAGTGTTGCGGTTGTTTTTTTAATCCAGCACACCGGGCGCTATTACCAATTATAACCCCTATAGAACAGCGGAATATGACGAATAGTTTATATGATTCCGTAACGAGAGGGATAACTGTACTCAGCCCGTTTCTCTCCATATTGTTAATGAAGACAGTAGGTGTCATTCACTTTTTTACGATTGATGCAATTACATATTTCATAAGCGCACTTTTTCTTTTTAAGCTGAATGTAACAGGGGATGTGGTGGGTGCTAAAAAGAAACAGGTAAAAGAAGTATTTCTCTCATTACGTGAATTTTGGCTTTGGATGAAATCTAATAAACAAATTACATTTTTATTCCTCCTTACATTTACAATGGTTTTTATGAATACATGGGTTTGGAAAGTTGGATTATTATTATCATTGGGAGAGTTCACAAAAGAGAGTAAAGAAATTTATAGTGTCATTCAAGGGTTCTTTGGATGCGTAGTAATCATTACAAATATGATGATCCCCTTCATATGGAAAAACTTGAATTTAACTATTTATACAATCGCGTCTATCATCTGGGGTGTTGGGATCTTTTTGCTTGGATTTACATTTAATATTTCATTTTACTTTGTTGGAGTATGTATAGTCGGGATTGGTCTACCGTTAGCGGGACTAACGAGGGTATACATATTACAAAAACTCGTTCCGAAAGATATGTTAGGGCGAGGGTTCAGTTTTAATGCAGTTTTGCTTTACTTAGCAGATACAATATCTCTCTTTGTATTTGGAATTCTGTCTATATTTATTTCTCTAAATGTTATGTTTATTATGTGCGGAATTGGAATGATGATAATGTCAATTGCATTGAAATTCCTTGTCTTTAGAAGACACTCTGTGAAAGAAGAGGAAAAGTTAATGTGTTGA
- a CDS encoding DMT family transporter: MLYICIAILAGISIVVARIINANLAAKIGIFQGTFVNYITGLFFSFLFLLFSNESLHVSATTLHSIPFVVYLGGLVGVIVIVLSNYITPKISSFYLTLLIFVGQLFMGVIIDFFTSNDVSIGKIIGGFLVLLGLTYNLILDKTYEPVKNSRVQL; encoded by the coding sequence ATGTTATATATTTGCATTGCAATTTTAGCCGGAATTTCCATTGTAGTTGCAAGAATTATTAATGCTAACTTAGCAGCAAAGATTGGAATTTTCCAAGGAACATTTGTTAATTATATTACGGGATTGTTTTTTTCTTTTTTATTTTTACTCTTTAGCAATGAATCTCTTCACGTATCAGCTACGACATTGCACTCCATACCATTTGTAGTATATTTAGGAGGTTTAGTTGGTGTTATTGTAATTGTATTATCAAACTATATTACTCCTAAAATATCATCTTTCTATTTAACTTTATTGATTTTTGTGGGGCAATTATTTATGGGAGTTATAATTGATTTCTTCACATCAAATGATGTATCTATCGGTAAAATAATCGGAGGCTTTTTAGTATTACTTGGACTGACTTATAACTTAATACTTGATAAGACGTACGAACCTGTGAAAAATAGTCGAGTGCAGCTCTAA
- a CDS encoding DMT family transporter: protein MYNLLSIIIGAFIAIMIPLNGILSEMTGNYTSSVMIHIVGLVAIVIVLLVSKSKLRMQKGIPIYLYSAGAIGVFTVLFSNISFTALGVSITIALSLFGQSVSSIIIDHFGLLGMKVVKFEKKKMFGLLLISSGIVVMTIF, encoded by the coding sequence TTGTATAATTTACTCTCAATTATTATAGGTGCTTTCATCGCCATTATGATTCCTTTAAATGGGATCTTATCTGAAATGACAGGTAACTATACATCTAGTGTGATGATTCATATCGTTGGATTAGTTGCCATTGTCATTGTTTTACTCGTTAGCAAATCCAAACTTCGCATGCAAAAAGGGATACCGATTTATCTTTATAGTGCAGGAGCTATCGGTGTTTTCACCGTACTATTTAGTAATATAAGCTTCACAGCACTCGGTGTCTCTATTACAATCGCTTTAAGTTTATTTGGGCAATCTGTTTCATCTATTATTATCGATCATTTCGGCTTATTAGGTATGAAGGTCGTGAAATTTGAAAAGAAAAAAATGTTTGGATTACTTCTGATTTCTTCGGGAATTGTTGTAATGACTATTTTTTAA
- the yeiL gene encoding transcriptional regulator YeiL, with translation MKKICNSHKLDDYVQKNKIASFFSNDMKSYMELLLFKKNEHICKENEDIHYLYFFVEGKAKAYNTLSNGKSVLLCFYDSLQILGDVELIHSQKTASNVQVMVDSYCIGIPLEKVRERLLQDATFLRCICGSLSHKLNRLSKNSTINLLYPLENRLASYILATGERLIHNEQRIIFNGNLTETSELLGTSYRHLLRTLNTLCDKSVIRKNNGYFEVTNIGLLKELAADVYK, from the coding sequence ATGAAGAAAATATGTAATTCTCATAAGTTAGATGATTATGTGCAAAAGAATAAAATTGCATCATTTTTTAGCAATGATATGAAATCATATATGGAACTATTACTCTTTAAAAAGAATGAGCATATTTGTAAGGAGAATGAAGATATTCACTATCTGTATTTCTTTGTTGAAGGAAAAGCGAAGGCTTATAACACATTAAGTAATGGGAAATCTGTATTATTATGTTTTTATGATAGCTTGCAAATATTGGGAGATGTTGAATTAATCCACTCACAAAAAACAGCTTCAAATGTACAAGTGATGGTAGACTCTTATTGCATTGGAATCCCTTTAGAAAAGGTGAGAGAACGATTGCTTCAGGATGCAACCTTTTTAAGGTGTATCTGTGGTTCTTTGTCTCATAAGTTAAATAGATTGTCAAAAAACAGTACGATTAATTTACTGTATCCTCTTGAGAATAGGTTAGCAAGTTACATTCTTGCGACTGGAGAAAGACTTATTCATAATGAACAAAGAATTATATTTAATGGGAATTTAACTGAGACATCGGAATTGCTAGGAACAAGCTACAGGCATTTATTAAGAACATTAAATACTCTTTGTGATAAAAGTGTAATTAGAAAGAATAATGGGTACTTTGAAGTGACAAACATCGGCCTTTTAAAAGAGCTTGCGGCAGATGTTTATAAATAA
- a CDS encoding flavin-containing monooxygenase encodes MLDVIIVGAGQAGLAMGYYLQQGNYNFVLLDGGKRIGDSWRKRYDSLQLFTPRDYCALPGMRLNGNQNEFPSKDEIANYLEAYAKRFSIPVRLNINVSKIRKKGHAFEVFTPNEILQSKRVIIASGAFQRPYIPSISQNLSNDTFQIHSSQYQSPMQIPEGLVLVVGGGNSGTQIAVELAKSRDVTIAVSHPLSFLPLKIMRRSIFAWLETIGLLYAGINTWRGRWFQKQKDPIFGYECRELIRNGAIALKPKVVNALQNKVVFSDDSACNVQNVVWSTGFIPNYQWIEVEAAMNQAGSPVHTRGVSGVQGLYYIGLPWQHQRGSALLCGVGRDAEFLFSVIQKEDSMFNTRIKK; translated from the coding sequence ATGTTAGATGTAATTATAGTAGGAGCTGGTCAAGCAGGTTTAGCTATGGGATATTACTTACAGCAAGGAAACTATAACTTTGTTTTATTGGATGGAGGGAAGAGGATTGGTGATTCATGGAGAAAGCGGTACGATTCTTTACAATTGTTTACACCAAGGGATTATTGTGCACTGCCAGGTATGAGGTTAAATGGAAATCAAAATGAATTTCCTAGTAAAGATGAAATTGCAAATTATTTAGAAGCTTATGCGAAACGTTTTTCCATACCGGTGAGGTTAAATATCAATGTTTCCAAAATAAGAAAGAAGGGACATGCGTTTGAGGTTTTTACTCCTAACGAAATTCTACAATCTAAACGAGTTATTATCGCATCAGGTGCTTTTCAGAGGCCTTACATTCCTTCTATTTCACAAAACCTTTCCAATGATACCTTTCAAATTCATTCTTCACAATACCAATCACCAATGCAAATTCCAGAGGGATTAGTCCTTGTAGTAGGAGGGGGGAATTCCGGTACACAAATTGCAGTAGAACTAGCGAAATCTCGTGATGTTACGATTGCTGTAAGTCATCCGCTTTCTTTTTTACCACTAAAAATAATGAGAAGGAGTATTTTTGCTTGGCTGGAAACAATAGGACTATTATATGCTGGAATCAACACATGGCGGGGAAGATGGTTTCAGAAGCAGAAAGATCCTATATTTGGTTATGAATGTAGAGAGCTTATTCGTAATGGAGCAATAGCATTGAAGCCGAAGGTCGTAAATGCATTGCAGAATAAAGTAGTGTTTTCAGATGATAGCGCATGCAATGTTCAGAATGTAGTATGGTCTACAGGGTTCATACCGAATTATCAGTGGATTGAAGTAGAAGCTGCAATGAATCAAGCAGGATCACCAGTTCATACAAGAGGTGTTAGCGGGGTGCAAGGGTTATACTATATTGGTTTACCTTGGCAACATCAAAGAGGATCAGCACTGCTTTGTGGTGTGGGCCGAGATGCAGAATTTTTATTTTCAGTTATTCAAAAAGAAGATTCAATGTTTAATACAAGAATAAAAAAATAG
- a CDS encoding DUF4180 domain-containing protein has protein sequence MKIRIHEKDNSKIAIIESSEIVIRDVQGALDLMASVNFSYDCQKILINKVNITEEFFNLRTGLAGEILQKYMNYRIKLAIVGDFNVYNSKSLADFIYECNKGKAVFFLKDEESALSALHCV, from the coding sequence GTGAAAATACGCATTCATGAAAAAGATAATTCTAAAATTGCAATTATAGAAAGTTCTGAAATCGTAATAAGGGATGTGCAAGGAGCATTAGACTTGATGGCATCCGTCAATTTTTCCTATGATTGTCAAAAAATATTGATTAACAAAGTAAATATTACAGAGGAATTTTTTAACTTAAGAACTGGCCTAGCGGGTGAAATATTACAAAAATATATGAACTACCGCATAAAATTAGCTATTGTTGGGGATTTCAATGTATACAATAGTAAAAGTCTTGCGGATTTTATATATGAATGTAATAAGGGAAAAGCTGTATTTTTTTTAAAAGATGAGGAATCCGCTTTAAGTGCTCTTCACTGTGTGTAG